The following proteins are co-located in the Bacteroidales bacterium genome:
- a CDS encoding inorganic phosphate transporter, with translation MAFLYFVISLVLIFDFLNGFHDSANSIAIVISTKVLSPVVAVTLAAFFNFIAFFFFPMKVAHTIGGDVVNQEVVNLTVIASALVAAIVWNLLTWWIGLPSSSSHTLVGGLVGAAVMHSGFGVIIFSGFLKIVAFIFIAPILGMLMSFIISSLVVFLFRKVTPSNVDKLFRRLQIISSSSLSLGHGGNDAQKSMGIIWLALIVSGLTTKEDPIALWIKLSCQTAIALGTLFGGWRIVKTMGQKITKIKPFEGFCAETAGALTLFGATGFGIPVSTTHTITGAIIGVGARKGVSSVKWGVTTKIFWAWILTIPISAGIGAIMYQIFKAVAG, from the coding sequence ATGGCTTTTCTTTATTTTGTAATATCATTGGTGCTGATATTTGATTTTTTAAACGGCTTTCATGATTCAGCCAATTCTATAGCGATAGTTATTTCTACTAAAGTCCTGTCACCTGTTGTTGCTGTTACCCTGGCTGCTTTTTTCAATTTTATTGCATTCTTTTTCTTTCCAATGAAGGTAGCACATACTATCGGCGGAGATGTTGTTAATCAGGAAGTTGTTAATCTGACAGTTATTGCATCAGCTTTAGTTGCTGCTATTGTATGGAATCTTCTTACCTGGTGGATAGGACTGCCATCAAGCTCTTCCCATACACTAGTGGGCGGACTCGTTGGAGCTGCAGTTATGCATTCCGGATTTGGTGTTATAATTTTTTCAGGTTTTTTAAAAATAGTAGCGTTCATTTTCATCGCCCCAATACTGGGAATGCTGATGTCATTCATTATTTCATCACTCGTGGTGTTTTTATTCAGGAAAGTCACGCCATCAAATGTTGACAAATTATTCCGCAGGCTTCAGATTATTTCATCTTCAAGCCTCAGTCTTGGACATGGAGGCAATGACGCTCAGAAATCAATGGGGATAATATGGTTGGCACTAATTGTTTCAGGACTGACTACCAAAGAAGATCCTATTGCATTATGGATAAAGCTTTCATGTCAGACAGCAATTGCTTTGGGTACACTTTTCGGCGGATGGAGAATTGTAAAAACAATGGGCCAGAAGATTACCAAAATAAAGCCATTTGAGGGATTTTGCGCTGAAACAGCTGGTGCACTGACTCTCTTCGGGGCAACTGGTTTCGGGATTCCTGTGAGTACAACTCATACGATAACAGGCGCTATAATTGGCGTAGGTGCAAGAAAAGGTGTTTCATCAGTAAAATGGGGTGTAACAACAAAAATCTTCTGGGCCTGGATTCTGACTATTCCTATAAGTGCCGGCATAGGAGCAATTATGTATCAGATCTTTAAGGCAGTCGCAGGATAA
- a CDS encoding MFS transporter produces METITNTLRDSKVARWGALAVVSFTMLCGYYLTDVMAPLKPLLEKELLWNSAEYGIFTSAYGWFNVFLVMLIIGGIILDKMGVRFTGKMATIIMVIGTALKYWAISTHSLDSSIILGMKGQVVIAALGFAIFGVGVEVAGITVSKIIVKWFKGKELALAMGLEMATARMGTALALSTSVPIANAFGSVSAPILVCLIMLCIGMIAFFIYTFMDKKLDASVSAEAGRTGVTEEEESFRLSDIWLIVTNKGWWYIAILCVLFYSSVFPFLKYASDLMVNKFGVDPEFAGSIPALLPFGTILLTPLFGNLYDRKGKGASIMILGSILLIIVHVLFSIPFLKQTPVAIFLIIVLGIGFSLVPSAMWPSVPKIIPEKQLGSAYAMIFWVQNWGLMGVPALIGWVLNKYCITGTHLVDGVEVSNYNYTLPMMIFAGFGVLALVFALLLKAEDKKKGYGLELPNIKS; encoded by the coding sequence ACTTTACGCGACTCCAAGGTTGCACGCTGGGGTGCGCTGGCCGTCGTATCCTTTACGATGTTATGCGGTTACTACTTAACAGACGTAATGGCACCGCTGAAACCATTGCTCGAGAAAGAACTTCTTTGGAACAGTGCAGAATACGGCATTTTTACAAGCGCATACGGCTGGTTTAATGTCTTCCTGGTGATGCTTATAATCGGCGGAATCATTCTCGATAAGATGGGAGTAAGGTTTACCGGTAAGATGGCAACCATCATTATGGTTATCGGAACTGCTCTGAAATATTGGGCTATCTCCACTCACTCACTTGATTCATCGATTATCCTCGGAATGAAAGGGCAGGTAGTGATTGCTGCCCTTGGATTTGCGATTTTCGGGGTAGGAGTGGAAGTAGCCGGAATAACTGTTTCAAAGATTATTGTTAAATGGTTTAAAGGGAAGGAGCTTGCCCTTGCAATGGGACTTGAGATGGCTACAGCAAGGATGGGAACTGCCCTGGCGCTTTCGACATCTGTTCCGATAGCTAATGCTTTCGGAAGTGTATCAGCTCCGATTCTTGTTTGCCTTATAATGTTATGTATTGGTATGATAGCATTCTTTATCTATACATTCATGGATAAAAAACTGGATGCATCGGTTTCCGCTGAAGCAGGTAGAACTGGTGTTACTGAAGAGGAGGAATCATTTCGTTTATCAGATATCTGGTTAATAGTTACAAATAAGGGATGGTGGTATATTGCAATCCTGTGTGTGTTATTCTATTCATCTGTATTCCCGTTCCTGAAGTATGCATCTGATTTAATGGTTAATAAATTCGGTGTTGATCCGGAATTTGCCGGTTCAATTCCTGCTTTGCTGCCTTTTGGTACAATTCTTTTAACACCTCTTTTTGGCAATCTGTATGACCGTAAGGGTAAAGGTGCCAGTATTATGATTCTCGGATCAATTCTGCTTATAATAGTCCATGTATTATTCTCAATACCATTTCTTAAACAAACACCGGTTGCGATATTCCTTATTATTGTGCTTGGAATAGGTTTTTCTCTTGTTCCCTCAGCAATGTGGCCTTCTGTGCCTAAGATCATTCCTGAGAAACAGCTTGGTTCTGCATATGCGATGATATTCTGGGTACAGAACTGGGGACTGATGGGTGTTCCTGCTCTTATAGGCTGGGTCCTTAATAAATATTGTATTACGGGAACACACCTTGTTGATGGTGTTGAGGTATCAAATTACAACTATACGCTTCCGATGATGATCTTTGCAGGTTTCGGAGTTCTTGCTCTTGTGTTTGCACTTCTTCTTAAGGCTGAAGACAAGAAGAAAGGGTATGGACTGGAACTGCCTAATATAAAGAGTTGA